In the Halalkalicoccus subterraneus genome, CGCGAGCGTCCCCCCGGATCGCGCCGGGACAACCACTCGCTTTCGACCCATCCCGATGACCCGGGACGGGTCTACTCCGCGGCGGGCGACGGCTACGCCGAGAGCCACGACGGCGGCGAGTCGTGGACTCACCTGCAGGAAGGGTTGGATCACCGCTACTGCTGGAGCGTGTGCCCCGATCCGAGCGACCCCGATGCCGTCCTCGTTTCGAGTGCGAGCGGGGCGCGCTCGGCCCACTCCCCCGGTTCTGCCGATTCGTACGTCTATCGTCGGCGGGACGGCATCTGGGAGCGCCTCCATGATCGGGGGCTTCCTATGGGTGAGGGCGTCGTCCGGGCGGTGCTGGCGGTCCACGAGGGCGAGTTCTACGCCGCGAACAACCGCGGGCTCTTTCGCTCCGAGGACGGTGGGGAGTCCTGGGCGCGTCTCCCGATCGACTGGTCCGAGGAGTTCGAGCGACAGGCGCCGCGCGGGCTGGTCGTCGTCTGAAAAACCCGGTCAAAGGCCTTCGTCGGTTCGCTTTCCGCCTTCGAAACCGGTGATCGGTTTCCGTTCGTTTCCGCCGCGGAAGCGAGAAGGTATTTAGTCGGTGCTCCGGTAGAGTCAGTCCATGTACGACTTCGTCGTGGTCGGGGCCGGTCCCGCCGGTTCGCGCTTCGCCCGCCGCGCCGCCGAGGAGGGCTACGACGTACTCGCGTTGGAGCAGGGCTCCGTCGGCGAGCCCTTGGCCTGTTCGGGCCACGTCAGCACCGACATCTGGGAATACACGACCGACGGCGCTCGTGAGGAACTGCTCCAGAACGAGATCACGGGCGCGCGGTTCCACCTCGACGGACCCGGAAGCGAGTCCCACCCCTTCTATCGGGAGGAGCCGATCTCGAACGTGATCGACCGCGTGGGGCTCGACCGGCACCTCGCGGCGGCCGCCCGCGATGCCGGCGCCGATCTGCGGGAAGGCCACACCGTCACGGCGGTCATCGAGGAGGACGACCACGTCGTCGTCGCGGCGAGCACGCCCGACGGGTCGGCGCAGTTCCGCGCGCGGATGGTCGCGGGCTGTGACGGACCTATCTCTCGAACTCGACGCGACCTCGGGATCGACGAGCCCGACGAGCTGCTCCACGGCGTGCTCGGCTTCACCGACGAGACCGACCACGGCGACCGCGTCGACGTCCACCTGACCGTCCCGCGATTCTTCGCGTGGCGCATTCCACGGGGCGAAGCCGGCGTCGAGTACGGCCTCGGCGCCCCACCGGGCCGGGAAGTCCGCGGGCTGTTCGAGGAGTTCACCGAGGGATACGGCGCCGACACGGAGAACGTCTGTTCGGGGATGATCCCGATCGGCCCACCCAAGCGAGTCACCAGCGACCGGGGCTTCCTGATCGGCGACGCGGCCGCTCAGACGAAACCGTTCACCGGCGGCGGGATTCTGTATGGAATGACCGCCGCCGACCACGCCGCCGAGCGGATCGACCCCGAGGACCCGACGAGCCTCAAAGCCTACGAAAAAGCGTGGCGCACGGACCTCTCCCGTGAGATCCGGATGGGCGGCTGGCTCCGGCGGGCCTACTCGCTGCCCGAGCCGGTACAGAAAGCGGGGCTCGGTGCGCTCTCGGGCGAGATCGGCGTTCACATGGACCGTCCGAGCTCGCTCTTTTCGCGCGCCCAACTGAAGGCGCTGTTCTCGCGGTCCTAATAGCTCGGAACCCGCGCCGAGCGCCCGCTGCCCTCGACGAACGGTAGTTCGCTCACGATCGCGGCCACTGTCTCGTCCCCGACCGTCACCTCTTCGCTTTCGAGCCCGAACTCCACGAGCGCGAACGCGATCGGTTCGTCGAGCGAGGGGCTCTCGATCGCGCGGGTCACCTCCCCGACCACCTCGTCGGCCGAAACTGACGCACCCGCCTCGGGAACCGCCTCACACCGCAGGCCGACGAGGCGCTTGCTGGGCTCCCCTCGATTTTCGACGCGGCTGATGACCTCTTGGCCGACGAAACAGCCCTTCTCGAAGTCCACGGCGTTCCTGAGCCCCAGCACGTTCGGGATCCGGCCCTTCAATTCGCTCGCGAAGAGCGGGGTTCCGGCCTCCAGCGTCAGCGTTTCGTAGGTCCGGGTACCGAAGGGGACCGCCCCGGACCCGTAGTTGATCAGGGTATCGAGGACGGTGTCGGCCTCCGCGACGCTACAGACGATCTCGTAGCTGTCCTCGCCGGCGAGGTCGTCGCCCGCGATGACGGTGACGCCCACGTCGTGGATCGTCCCCCGGTCGAAGACGAGTTCGCCCTCGGGGACGCCGATCTTGTTGAGCACGCTCGCGACTTTCTCGGTCGCTTTCGGCCCATGAACCCCGAACACCGCGAGGTCGTCGCTCGCGACGTCGATCTCGACGTCCTGAATGAACACCTTCTCGCGCCACTCATCGGCCAGCTCCTGGGCTCGTCCGGGCGGGACGAAAAGCAGGAGACGCTCGCCGGCGTTGTAGACGTAGAGATCGAGTTCGATCCGGCCTTGAGGATCACACAACAGCGCATAGGTGCCCTCGCCGTCGTCCGTCGGGACGTGGTTCGAGACGACGTTGTCGACGTATTCCACCCTGTCCTCGCCGGTGATCGTCAGGACGCCGTAGGCCATCTCGATGACCCCGACGCCGTTTCTCACCGCCTGATGCGTGCGCTCGGGGCGGCCGTAGTGGCGCGGTACCCGTCGGCCGCCGCGCTCCTCGAAGGTGGCACCGTGGTTCTCGTGGAACGGTTCGAGGACGGTCACCGTCGTCCCCTCGCTGTGTCGCTCATACTCCGAATCGGTGGTCGCGGCGGTAAAGCGTGGCGCTTAGAACGGGAGGCGATCACGCAGCCGGTCGAGGAGCGACGGCGAGTCCGCCTCGGGGTCGGGAAGGACCGATTCGTCGGGGCGGATGACGGTGCGGTCGCCGTTCTTCTCGACGGCGATCAGGTCGTCGCGCTTCAGCTCGCTCAGCGCGGTTTCGAGTTGGTCGATGGTCACGTCCGCACGGGTCCGCAGTTCGAGGACAGTCATCCCGCCGTCCGGCCGCTCGACGAGCGCGTCGATGACGGCGACCTCGCTGTCGGTGCGGTTCCGGTGCACCCGCTTTGCGCCCATACCCCCCACTCCGTCGGGAGGGGATTTATACTGTGGGCCGCTCGGGTCGCCGACCTCTGACGGAGCAGTACTCTTTTAGCCCTGACCGGGTAGGTACTGCCATGAGCCTTCGGTGTTCCCTTCTCGGACACGAGTACGGGGAAAGCGAGATCGAACGCGAGCGCGAAGAGCGGGGCAACGAGGTCGTCATCAGCGTGGTCGAACTCGAACGCTGCGTCCACTGTGGGAAGGCAAAGACCATCAGCGAGAACACCGAGGTCACCCAGCGCACCGGATCGCGAACCGAGTCCATCCGGGAGGACACCCCGCAGTCGGCCGAAGCGCAGACCGGGGGACCGGGGATCAGGCCCCGTCCCGACGTCGCGTCCCCGTCCCCGCAAGCCGACCGCCCAGTCGACAGCCGACCGCGGACGGACTCCCACGCGAGGGCCGACGCCGATCCCGCCGACGAGGACACCGAAATCGTCGACGGGGCGCCCGCCGACGGACCGGACGGGACCGAGCGCGACTCGGGTGCCTGGCCCGACGTGGAGGACGCGCGGGGTGGAGACGGATCCAGCGGGTGGCCCGAGACCGACGGCGAGGACGAGGGGTTCGACGCGGAGGCGCCCGACGGCAAGACGGATCTCGAGTTCGGCGGCGGGCTGACCCCGCAGACGGACCAGGGTGCGGAGATCATCGACTCTTCGGGCGGGTCGAGCACGGACGCTGGCGATACGGAGCCGACGTTCGTCAGTGCGGGGCCGCGGCCCGCCCCGGACCGGCCGCCCGAATCGGCCAGTGAGACGACGCTTTTCTGTCCGAACTGTGGGACCTCCGGCCTCGACGACCGGGAGTCGCTTCGGGCGGGCGACATCTGTCCGGAGTGTCACAAGGGGTATCTCTCCGAAGGCGAGCGCTGAGACGAAACCCGTAAATCCGCCGCTGTCGAACGGAGGCCAATGCGAGAGTACAAGATGCGACGCGGCGAGCACCTCGAGGAGCGGATCCCCGACATGGAGGGGACCATCGAGGAGTACTTCGGCTCGATCACCGACACCGAGGAGTTCAACGGCAGCGACCTCCACGTGGTCGACGACCCCGACAACCCCGTCTTCAAGCGGATCGTCGCCGGGGCGGTCGCCTACAGCGGCAAGAAGGACAAACTCGCGGTCCACTTCGAGGAACGCCCCGCAGAGGACGTCATCGCCGAGGGCAACGCCGACGCCGCCGCCGACGCGGTCGACGCCAAGAACAGCTTCCTGCTCGAAGCAACGGGTCGGGACGCCAAATCGCGCCGCGAGTCGATGAAACGAGACGTCGAGGACAAGGACACCGACGTCCCCGACGCTAGCTGAGCGCGCGCTCGATCGCCGTCGCCACGTCGCGAGCTTTTTCGGCCAGCTCGTCGCGTACGAGCCCTGTAGCGACCGCCGCGTCCAGTTCGTCGTCGTCGACGCGCTCGACGGTCCCGTCCGTTCTCCTGA is a window encoding:
- a CDS encoding geranylgeranyl reductase family protein, yielding MYDFVVVGAGPAGSRFARRAAEEGYDVLALEQGSVGEPLACSGHVSTDIWEYTTDGAREELLQNEITGARFHLDGPGSESHPFYREEPISNVIDRVGLDRHLAAAARDAGADLREGHTVTAVIEEDDHVVVAASTPDGSAQFRARMVAGCDGPISRTRRDLGIDEPDELLHGVLGFTDETDHGDRVDVHLTVPRFFAWRIPRGEAGVEYGLGAPPGREVRGLFEEFTEGYGADTENVCSGMIPIGPPKRVTSDRGFLIGDAAAQTKPFTGGGILYGMTAADHAAERIDPEDPTSLKAYEKAWRTDLSREIRMGGWLRRAYSLPEPVQKAGLGALSGEIGVHMDRPSSLFSRAQLKALFSRS
- the ygfZ gene encoding CAF17-like 4Fe-4S cluster assembly/insertion protein YgfZ, whose translation is MTVLEPFHENHGATFEERGGRRVPRHYGRPERTHQAVRNGVGVIEMAYGVLTITGEDRVEYVDNVVSNHVPTDDGEGTYALLCDPQGRIELDLYVYNAGERLLLFVPPGRAQELADEWREKVFIQDVEIDVASDDLAVFGVHGPKATEKVASVLNKIGVPEGELVFDRGTIHDVGVTVIAGDDLAGEDSYEIVCSVAEADTVLDTLINYGSGAVPFGTRTYETLTLEAGTPLFASELKGRIPNVLGLRNAVDFEKGCFVGQEVISRVENRGEPSKRLVGLRCEAVPEAGASVSADEVVGEVTRAIESPSLDEPIAFALVEFGLESEEVTVGDETVAAIVSELPFVEGSGRSARVPSY
- a CDS encoding DUF6432 family protein yields the protein MGAKRVHRNRTDSEVAVIDALVERPDGGMTVLELRTRADVTIDQLETALSELKRDDLIAVEKNGDRTVIRPDESVLPDPEADSPSLLDRLRDRLPF
- a CDS encoding DUF7093 family protein, translating into MSLRCSLLGHEYGESEIEREREERGNEVVISVVELERCVHCGKAKTISENTEVTQRTGSRTESIREDTPQSAEAQTGGPGIRPRPDVASPSPQADRPVDSRPRTDSHARADADPADEDTEIVDGAPADGPDGTERDSGAWPDVEDARGGDGSSGWPETDGEDEGFDAEAPDGKTDLEFGGGLTPQTDQGAEIIDSSGGSSTDAGDTEPTFVSAGPRPAPDRPPESASETTLFCPNCGTSGLDDRESLRAGDICPECHKGYLSEGER
- a CDS encoding DUF5611 family protein, which codes for MREYKMRRGEHLEERIPDMEGTIEEYFGSITDTEEFNGSDLHVVDDPDNPVFKRIVAGAVAYSGKKDKLAVHFEERPAEDVIAEGNADAAADAVDAKNSFLLEATGRDAKSRRESMKRDVEDKDTDVPDAS